The sequence gcattttttttcctttttcgttTTTTAGAGAAATATGAAAAGTTGTTAGAACTTTGCCATATTTTTAGTATGCATTCAGATGATGTGAAAGATATTTATCCATCAGATAACTTCTATGTTGCacggagagaatttgtgtcgctgacacgacttgatttcacggttttatatgatggttcatgttagccgaccccgaatcatttcgggactaaggctttgttattgttattgttgttgtgtccgtttccgtgcaacataagATAACTTGGAAATAACAGATAAGTATATTAGGAAATCATCATGAGAACTGacctgtatatatataaaaatgctTCTGGCACCATTCCAGCAATTGAGCCCCATAAGTAAGGCCAAAACTTCATACTTGTCACCACTATTGCATAATTGAAAATTGTGTATGGAAACGGTGAAACCCGAAAGATGGCAACCACTCGAAATTGCTGAAACCAGCTCCCTTCCCCAGCAAGTCTGATCATAGCAGCTTTCTTAGGCCATCTCTTTAACCATTGCTGAGCAATTGACAGAACAAAGATTATTTTAGACTCAGTTTGGATAGGGGGACAAATAAAATTCAAACAAGAATTATCTTACGTGGATGCGGTCACGGAGTAGTAGTCCTATCCAATATGGAAGGACCATTCCAATAGTTGTTCCAACCATGATGATAACGAAGCCAATTCCGTAACCAAAAATCATTCCAGCCAACCACATAGAAGGTCCTGAAGGAATTAAGAACACTGGGAAAAGAGCCAAAGAAGCAACGAGTACAAGGGCAAGGACTGGACGGCCGAAGGCAGTTGCTTCCCATTGCATAATGGGAAACAGAACCTACAGCGAAATCAAGCAAGATTATCATATATTTCAGGCAGTttcatttaaaatatttaattacaaGCTTGTATTCATACACGTGTTTCTGTGTACGCCAGTGAAATATGCAGCACACTGTGTGTTGCTTTTGCAGTAAAAGGACTTGTATCATTCAAAGCTTTTCAGAGGATAATATTTAAAAACCGTCATCTTAAGGTTATAAGAAAACAAAGAGATGGTCAAATAGAGTGTAATTTTGATCATAGTTATTGAATGCACACGGCACACTTAGGGGCAGGGTCGATTTAGTTGCCAATTCTGCTGTACCACTGGGGCTTCAAAGAATGGAGCAACACGAAATACTAAACCATGACAATATTCTTAATCATAAGTAAATCTAAGATACAATAAACCCCGtattctaaattaaatttcgATTGTTCAACTAAATAGTAAATCCTAAGTTGACTAATGGCTACTCCTCATCAAAACTCTCCAAACACATCAGTATCACACTCCTTATCTAACACATCTTCAAACTCTTGTTCAAGAAACTGatcctcttcatcctcatcaACAATCACTTTCTTTTTCCTCCTAGTCTCGAAGAAATGCAGGAGCTTTTCCTCGAACACAAGAAGATGATACTTTAACCCTTCTTCCTACTGCTCTAGTGTTATAAGCACATTCTTCAACTCTAACAGCCCTACTAACTGAATCCCATGTCAGATTATCATCTTCAAACACGAGTTCATCATCATCCCACAGTTCTCTCCCTTTGGCTGCTCACTTTTCACGTacgttttgttttgtttctatCTGTTCTGTTTTTCGCTGCTTCTCTCTCTCAATAACTGTGCGATTttgtctcttcctcttctaatTCAAACGTGTATCTTCCTTTTTAATATTATCTTTTTGCTTATTTTGAACCTTTAGAAGTGTCTAATCCAAGGGTGAACATTAAACCTACATTAAATACTTCAAAAACCCCCAAAAACTGCACATATGTCACAGAGGCGTGCCACGGCGACTGCGCCTGCAATTGAGGGTGTTAAGGCGCTAAGCATGGAGTCTTGTGTGCCATGCGCCTTTTGCGCGCCATTAACAACTATGATTTTGGTAGTTCAAGCCATAACCCACCAAGTCCTAATAAATGAAAAACTTAAAGAACAAACGGTTGAAGAACTGAGCATATATAGAATTGATCTAGAACATAGAAATTGAAGCAATGCATACAAAAAATTGAAGAACTAAGCATATATAGAATTGATTTAGAACATAGAAACCGAAGCAAAACATTAGATAAAGGAAAGACATGGCAAGTGCAGAGAGAAAATACCTTCTCAAAAAGAAATGGCACTCCCCATTTCAAGAAAAAGTAAAGGAATACAATAGTAAGAACAAAAAACGAGAGAGCTTTAGTCCACCAACTCAAAGATTTAAATGTTGATTTTGCTTCAGCCTGTGAGATGTGAATTTGTGGAGGTACCCTTTGTTCAATGGGTACAACAAGCCTAACATATTCACTGTCTTCCCTTACATATACACGATGATCAGAATTTGTAGCTTCTTTCCTTGACTCCTCAGAGGGCTCTAGCATTTCAAGTTTATGAAGATCTATAGAGACTACCTATAAATAgaaaattaaccatattcaatacGAAAAAAGTAACCAAACTTTACAACTTGTCAACACATGCTGATTGAAAAAAGAAACAGAACTCCatgattttttctctttttaaatgaaaaagttACAAACATATGTTGATTAAAAAGACTGTCAAAACCATATGAGCATTGAAGAGGGTTTTACATGACTATTCATTCAAAAAACTTCCACATATATGTTTGATTAAAGATTTTTGTTACCAATTATGCTTCACATACatgaacttttttttatttaacaatagaTGCCCATTTTGGTGGATAACAAGAAAACAGAAAACCTTGCAGATGATAATTGATAATCCATCTTATAAGAATCTAAAACTCGAGGCACTAAAAACAGGGGGGGAATCAGTTGAACAGACGAAAATCAGTTAAACACATGCTGATTGAAAAAAGAAACACAACTCCATGATTTTTTCCctttttaaatgaaaaacatatattcacaagccacaaacataattaaattgattaaaaagACTATCAAATCCATAATTTTGTCCTCTTTTGAGCATTGGAGAGGGTTTTACATGACgattcattcaaaaaaaatccacataCATGTTTGATCAAAGATTTTTCTTACCAATTATGCTTCACATACATGAATTTTTTTCGATTTCACAATAGTTAACCCCTTTCAGCATATaacaagagaaaaaaaaaacttgccAATGATAATCCATCTCGAGAAACTAAAAATAGAGGGAGAATCAGTTTAACAAGCGTAAGTAGTAAGCTGAACTGAAAAGAATAAGCAATCGAATAAATAGTTAAAGCATCCATTACCATTAGGGCTAAGAGTATAGAGAGAAAACTTCTGCTTTAACTTTAACTTTACCTTTGTAAATAGAAATACGTATATCGCTGTACGACTGAAACGCCGCCGCCGATAACAGCCAATCCAGCGTCGTTGTCCGGACCTCAGGAACGGAGAAACTGGGAGAAGGAAGGGAAAAGGAAATTGTTAGAGTTAGAGATGAATGATGAACGCAGATACGGAGATTAGCAAGTCATTCGTGAGTCCTACATTAATTTTTCTTTCCAATTACGCTTCACATACATGAATTTTTTTCGATTTCACAATAGCTAACCCATTTCGGCATATAACAATAGAAAAAAAGCCAATGATAATCCATCTTACAAAAATCTAAAACTCGAGAAACTAAAAACAGAGGGAGAATCAGTTTAACAGGCGTAACTAGTAAGCTGAAAAGAATAAGCAATCGAATAAACAATAGTTGAAGCATCCATTACCATTAGGGCTTAGAGAGTAGAGAGAAAACTTCTTTAACTTTAACTTTACCTTTGTAAATAGAAATACGTATATCGCTGTACGACTGAAacgccgccgccgccgccgccgccgccgccgctGCCGATAACAGCCGATCGAGCGTCGGTCCTCAGGAACAGAGAAACTAggaaaaaggaaaggaaagggaaaggaaatttgttagagatgatgAATGATGAACGCAGACAGGGAGATTAGCAAGTCATTCGTGAGTCTTACATTATGCTTGCTTGCTGGTATCTTTTTTtaaagttaatttaaaaaaCTTGTTTAAAGAAAGATAAATGTgtatctttatttatttattaaataattaattaattaatttgggtTTTCTTAGAATGTTCAAATATGTGTTTGTTTGGAATCGGAGGTAACCAACTCGTTTacttttctttattatttagtCAAAAtctaaatagtttttttttttatttttaaattgtgTAAAAAGCTTAGTTTACccctaaaatttcaaaatatttcGATAGCCCGCATAGGGGCGGACACAAGGGGACATGGaggtagggatggcaacggggaCTGTATCCACACGTATCCGACCCTAATGAGACTACatgtaccctgtataaaaagGTATGAGACTCAGTTTCATACCTTTTTATAcagggtagtcccattagggtcggataCGCGTGGATACAGTTACAAGATCAAAACAATTACCCGTTAGTAGAGGTGCACATGGTCAGTTAACCAATCCatttaattcggttaaccatatTTCGATTAACCTATTATTTTGGTCGGTTAACTTATATTTCGGTCTATTAACCATTGATGATTTTTCGTAGCAAATATCCCTTTAAAGCtataattattcactttaaaataatataattatttaaatatgaaataaaaatatttaactttaaatttaattaataaaatcgccaaaacaaataaattttaaattattttaatatttttaacttaaaaattaaatataaatatatatatttttatattgataattaaatttctacATATGTTTATACTGGTTTTATGTGTATTAATACATAATCAGTTTATTTTTtggtttcggttaaccatcggtttttgaaattaaaaacCATAACCTAGTCCATCGATTACGGTTAGATTTATTTTTCGGTTTTAGAAATCGGTTTTTTGATTTTCCGGTTAGTTTTGTGCAGCCCTATCCGTTAGTGTAATGGGAATATCCTCAGGTACAGGGGAGGAGATAGGGGGACCGGGCCCCTCCAGCCGTCGGAACCACTATGGCCACAAGTAGTTTCGGCCCCCCTGTCTCCATAAAATTTAAGGTTGTGTTGATTCCGGTCTTCctgttttcaaaaaaattagCTCATATGCTATATTAGTACCACAAAATTGGTCCATGTCCCGTTAAGtcatctctaaatccaaaatttaaatgtttttgGCCTGTTAAGCCCTCTTTaagtccaaatttctaatttttttggggtTTATTAGGCATTTTTTAAATcgaaatttctaatttttttacctattaggccttctctaaatccgaattttttctattagacaccgatttagcaaaaaaattttttttacacaccacgtgtaaaatcggcccccaaACCGAGCAATCTTGTATTCGCCACTACTCAAGTACCATGTACCTGTTACATAtcataactcttttatatattgaaaaatattattgttcaatttttagatggtACTCggtatttgttaaatttttagatggatgatttattgaatataaattaaatacaaattcaattagttaattatcATCTCAAATCTTATTTTGAAACAAAAGATCCAAAATCATCTATGGTAGAGGTGGTTTCGGCGGTTGAGAGGGTCTGACCTTTCCAGACACCTGTTATCCGtcataactcttttatatattgaaaaatattattattcaatttttagatggtACCCggtatttattcaatttttagatggatgatttattgaatataaattaaatacaaattcaatgAGTTAATTATCATCTCAAATCTTATTTTGAAACAAAAGATCCAAAATCATCCATAGTAGAGGTGGTTTCGGTGGTTGAGAGGATCTGCCTCTTCAGGTCCATTATCTCCGCCCCTAAATAGGGATGGTAACGGGTAGGGATCCGCGAGTAGTGTCAATTCCAAACTCTTACCTGTTTATTTGAGATgataattaactaattgaatttgtatttaattttacttttgtagtccaaataaaacttaattttaaaaagttttataaTGGTACgttaaaaattgattttggatCACTTATATGATAATATGCATATATACTGCGAAAACAATTAAAGgacaatcaagctttttgaataAATTTGAGGACCGAtagtgtattaagccttttttattaattagtcaaaatataaataattttttaattaaattaataaaatattcgCTTTGGTCCAGTCTTGTGAATCAACACAACTTGGATTGCTTCTTGTTTATCTGattcatgttttgaaatttaaatATGTTTTCTAGAAAGTGTTGCTTTCATTCTTATCGTttgaaaaaacagaaaaggaagaagaattttgttgactttttttttcttaataaaaataaaaataaggagagaaaaacaaaaaacaaaaaacacaaactacaaaatatatatataaaaggcatAAAGGGCCCATCAAGATTTTGTTACTTACCCTTATGTACCATTGGATAATATTTACCcttactaatatttttataacttatatttatttattttgggtgAAAATTAATCGATTTGTTAATTCTTATCGTATAACATAATTTTTAACATTTTATATACGTATATGataattgttttaattatttttacataCAGATAGATTTAATATATGataattgttttaattatttttacatTTAGTGAAAGAAATTCTTCTTGTTTGGAAAACAGAAGCAGTAACACAATCGGGATATCCAGGGGTCTGTTTTTCAGATCCCAAAAGGATTGGGCACCAGTCAAACGGGAAAGGGAATACTTTAGTTAAGAAAAGCTTCTATGCCCGATCGAGCCGAAAGAAAAACATAATATTGATTTAGGCTAGCACTAGCCGTTGCCATTGGTTCAGATCTGATTGAAGCATAGACAATAGATTTAATATATGGATaaataagaaataaattaattctctATTTATCCACGCATTAAGTTTATTTGCCACGTGTTAAAAATTATGTcatgtgaaaaaataataaattaaataaattttcattcaaaatgggctaagggcctgtttggtttAACTAATATTTGTTCTTATTGTTTGtcggtttgttgtttgctgtttgaaaaaactattttttcaAAATGCATGGATTCTCTTCTTTTATAAAAAGTTACTTTTCAGCCGtgaaaatcaaacaaaatatgtctaaccaaacacctaaatatcttcattttaaagtgaaaagccAGACAAGAAAAAAATGAGTAATCAAACGACATCACAAGAGGTCaaattacaaaattttaaataccaCATAAGCttatataatccaaaattatattcTATTATATAGGATTTGTTCCATGTggtatttaaaatttttgtaatttgttcCATATGATATCAATTGGTAATATTTGCTCTATGAGAATCTCATAGACCACGTTTAATCCATTTTGAATGAGAAATTATTTGatttcttagtttttttttcacatGATGCAATTTTCAATACATGACTTATATACGAAcaattgttttaaaaaaaatccacaTAGACTTAATATGTGAAAAAATAAGGGATCATATTTTTCTCATTTATTCGTATtctatatgaaaaaaataattaaaacaattatCATGTGTACATGTTAGGTGTCAAATATTGTGTCATATGACAAGAATTAAAAAATCGGTTAATTGTTTTTATCCAAAATGGATTAAAAGTCCGTTTGGTATGCcataatgcaatgtaatgtaatcaaaattgtaatgtaatcaaatttGTAATGAAATAGTGTTACCATGTATGattgttaaataaaaaaaattaaacaatgtAATTACTATTACAATATTTATGTTTGcctaaataaatataatcataaaattttatttgcaCAATTAAAATTAACGAAAAACATGATAACGTGAAAAATGAGATGAagcgaaaaacgaaaaacatgaaaaatgcaaaaaaaaaaaaacaaaaaaaaaacaaaaaaaaatcaaatacaaaattagattagCTGAAATCCATTTAATTagtgcatatatatataaaaaattatttttttctcgtttttaaattttcatgtttttctatcTTTTGCATTTTTTGAGAATGATAAGAAGTTAGATTGAGGTGTGAGATTTGATAAATGAGAGGTTAGAGAAGCTTTGAGAGTAACAATTAGGATTACATGTTTtgaatgtaatgagaattcaacttctttttctatgtaatggggattacaagCTTTATTGAACAAAATATAACCTATGGTTTTCTTATTACAttccaataaaataaaaaattgcatCCAAACGTAGTAATGAGTTTATGATGTAATGGACATTCCATTACGAAGTCTATTACGTCTTACCAAACGTACCCTAAATGTcacatataagaatatatgTGATGaaaaatgttaccaaatgataCATAAAGGCAAATAACAAATTTTTGGATACCACAATAACCAAATAGCcctttatattttttaggtttaatatatcagTTGCCCCATTAACTGTCTAAAAAAGTTGATTGACCATTAAATTCACATAGTGTCTtattaaccccctaaacttgcttaaagtgttaCGATTAAATCCCTAAATCTAAAAAAAAGAGTCATAAAGATATGCAAAACAAAAGGTTAATTTATTTTACAGATTTAGAATTACGAATTggacctttattttttaagttttgattttttttttttacagatttaaaaaatttgcaatgtatatcactttaaacaagttcagatgGCAAATAGATCGTTGTAAGCAACTTCAGGGGGCTGataaatcactttaaacaaatttaagtggcaaataggttattttaagTAAATTGAGGGGACTAATAAAACGCTTTGTAAATTTATGGTGAAAATCAAACTTTTAGGACAAATTTATGAGGttttgatgtattaaacctatttttaattatatagatagatattaatttattattggcttaatacattatttgccttctaaacttgtataaaaaaaacttaattggcctcctgaactttcaaagtatcccgATAGCTCcctcaatttgcataaaatgttcagttagcctcctgaacttacacaaaatataatcaattgataactcggtcgcaaaaaaagtaagttaaaagcgaaagatgtattccacgcatcttagaatgttattacataattaaaaaatagattaaaaagaaaattattacttgctcaactataaaacttgttttGTCTAGTATTAGAACCATATACCCCGATTTTAGTCGTTTTACTTTTATTGAGATGTgtggaatacatctttcgcatttaacttacttttttgagaccgagtgatcaattgattatattttgtgcaagtttagggggctaactgaatagtTAATGCAAGTTGAAAAGCTATCGggatactttaaaagttcaggggaccAATCAAAATTTTcggacaagttcaggagcaaatgatgtattaagcctttattatATAAACATTATAAaagtataaattgtttaaactaaACTGCTTTAGGCTGGTGGACCCTATTAATTATGAGGGGGTGCTTGTAACAGACTAACATTCATTTTGCTGCTTATCATTTGTTATTGCAAAGGTATGGGTTGAATTAATTCATGAATCATATACAATTCAAAATTATGATTGACATTGAATTGAATATGTgactatataattttttatatatataaaaataccaAATTTCATTCTATAGAATCACAAAGTATAAATACAGCACGATAAAACTTCTCACCCATACAGGCAATAGCTAGTATAAGATCcacaaaggaaaaaaaatgaactacaaagagcaagaaaaagactacaaagagcaatatgTGACTATATAATTGAGATAAAGTGAAGAAGGAAATATGCTAAAAGTAGACGGCCgaaacaattttatccctaatgtttaaAATAGTACAATCCTACATTGAAATGCTGGTAGTTGATATAAGAAATTATGTAAAGTAGTATTTTGGTGATTGAGGTGATCTTTCTGGTGCCTGATATAAGGCAAAAAGATGATCATCGGGGATCAGTTGACAGACAATTCTACTTTGATGTCTAAGTTAGCAGAGTATATGATGGAGCACTAAGCAATTGAGAGTAATTACAGAGAATGTGTATGTACCTTAATTATATGGTTTACGGTATATTTATAGGACACTATTATCTTTAATTATAGGGTTTAAGGCAAATTCCTCGAAAGACAGCTTTGGACGTTATTTACGTAAGTTGAGTTATACTTGATCCGAGTTTCCTTAATCATTGGTGGATTTAGTGGGCTCAATTCGAGTTGTAAACAGATGCTTTCCTAATGATCCACGTTTCTGAGGAACAACgatgttttatttagattaatCTGACAGCTCCAGTTATTCTGGATGTCTTCGTTACCTTATGATTGGGACACATGCACCCTGATATTATTTTGCATGATATCAGATGTTCCCTTTGACCCGTGAAGCTCTTTAGGGTTTTGTCATTTGGAGATTTTACAGGGGCCAGTTATTCGGGAATGGCTCGAACTTTTGTAGATAGTTGGTTCTTCAGATGTTTCATTGGAACTGATGAAAGGGATGTTGCCGCACGtgatttatagttttttggagaAGGTGGGATGATTTTCTATCTCTCCGGTCCGTGATTTCTCCTTTTATGCATAACTGCTTCTATCTCCGGATCCATGTTAAGGGTGTGTCATAACCTCCAAAGCCATCCTGTGACGTCCTTCGGACTCATTAGTGGAAAAATATTGTTTAGTGACGCCTTATTGACAACGGTCTCTGTAA comes from Euphorbia lathyris chromosome 8, ddEupLath1.1, whole genome shotgun sequence and encodes:
- the LOC136202416 gene encoding uncharacterized protein; protein product: MLEPSEESRKEATNSDHRVYVREDSEYVRLVVPIEQRVPPQIHISQAEAKSTFKSLSWWTKALSFFVLTIVFLYFFLKWGVPFLFEKVLFPIMQWEATAFGRPVLALVLVASLALFPVFLIPSGPSMWLAGMIFGYGIGFVIIMVGTTIGMVLPYWIGLLLRDRIHQWLKRWPKKAAMIRLAGEGSWFQQFRVVAIFRVSPFPYTIFNYAIVVTSMKFWPYLWGSIAGMVPEAFLYIYSGRLIRTFADVKYGNYHLTTVEIIYNVFSFIVAIVTTVAFTVYAKRAMHELEEKGATEELPASSHGSCEMGKHTLERRNDFGLSSESRSS